A window of Centroberyx gerrardi isolate f3 chromosome 19, fCenGer3.hap1.cur.20231027, whole genome shotgun sequence genomic DNA:
CAACATCAGTGTAATGTGTCTGTACGGCTTCATTACTGTAATTAATTTTCACTGTAATAAGACTAAACATAAAGGGCAACTGTAGTTTGGAGTTAGAAATTGCCTAAAATTCCTTTTCTCTGCACTATTACTTCCATAGTTGTATGCCTTATAAGATTGATGATACAAACGCCATAATGAAAGATCAAGACAATTACTGCATTAAATAAGAACTCTTATTttatcaaatgtttttatttacatcttTATGAAATTacctatttttctttgtcttgctGCAAACGTGTTATAGGAGTGAGTGAGGTGCAGAACACAAGGCCAACAACCAGGGAGTGCAGGTTAAAAATTATTTATTAACATATTTTCAAATGGATGACAATCTTTTTGTGCACACCCATGCACAACCACCATCCAAAGCAATAGCAGCACTAGCACTGTTAATTGTTCCAAAAAGGACAATAGTAAACTTGTAATAGACTACTgtatttaataataatgataataataagtatTTCAGCTCTACCCTACCTaaataaagagggagagaaaagtggGGACACTCAAATGGTGTGGGAAAAAGGCTTCAGGCAGAGTAGAAGGATGTCTTCCAGTGGAGTTTCTAGGGAATTAGTGAATGCATTTTCTCAAATTGAAACTCACAGCATGCCTCCTTAAACAAGGCTCAAATCTTCATGAAGCCTATTCTTCTCACTACAATACAGCTAAAACTGAAGAATGTAGACAGACAATAGCTTAGGAAGTGTAAAATATAATTGAATATACAAGAATGTTAAAGATGCAGCTTCTTCACTTCACACTAGATCAGAAGTATGCCTATATCATTTGGGATATTGAAATCATGAGATATCATTGAAGCACAAGTCTTTGTGAAGCACATGCtcaaaaatcctaaaataaacaaaatgcaaTCCTTGTTACTGTACATAAAACTAAAGTAAAGGCTTATAGAAGTTTGATCTCTCTAAAATACAAGGATTGTGGCTTCATGGGGTGGAAACTGCGGACAGTGGTGCTAATCTCCTTGTGTCTGTTTGGACTGTCTGGCTGTCCATGTTATTGAGTGGAATGGCCAGTTGCCTGGCTTGTCCCTGCCCCTCATCAGAATTAATTTTATAGAGGCAGATCTTGGACATAATAGCCAGACTTAATTTCAGGACCAGATTGCGGAGGGCCACGCGATATTCTTTGCGAACTAGGCAGTAGATGATGGGGTTGAAGCAGCTGCTGGTGAAAGCCAGGCAGTTGGCCAGAGGGAAAAAGTATGTTTGAGCCAAGTAGAAAGAGGGACTGATGTCTGCAATGTCAAGCTGGATCATGATACTCCAAAGGGTGAGGATATTGTAGGGGAACCAGCAGGCACAGAATGAAAGTACTACCACTGCCACAGACTTTGAGATGTGGGCCTTCCGGCGAGCGTTGCCGCCTTTCAGTTTATGCCGGCAGAGGAAGCGCAGCAGAAGCAAATAGGAGAGAATGATAATGGCATAGGGCAGCAGAAACCCCAGCACCACTCTCAGGAGCTGGTTTATCCCAAGCCACGCTGTGCCATCTGGGAACCGGAGCAGGCATGCCGTGTCGTTGCCTATGCCCACGCGGGTGAGGTCTGCAAATATGGCTCGAGGTGCCGCAGCTACCAGCGCTCCGGCCCAGATGAACGCTGTGGCCACCTGAGAACTGCAAAATCGACTGCATAGGGAAGCGTTAGGTTGGAGCGCAGTTGCCACAGAGCAGTACCTGGTCAAACTCATAGCTGTCAGGAAGAAGCAGCTAGCATACACATTCAGACCTGTGAGTAAAGATACAGCTTTACATGTGGCCAAACCAAAGGGCCAGCTGTAGTCCAGCGCAATGTCCACGGCCCAGAATGGCAAGGCCAAGGAGAAAAGTAGGTGAGCCAAAGTTAAGttgaatacaaagaaattgatggTGCCTGTGGCGATGGTGCGAGTGAAATACAGCAGGAACATCACCAGCAGGTTCCCCAATATTCCTGCAGTAGCCACAACAAAGTAGACCACAGAGATGACTGTCCGCAGCCAGGGGGAGCCGTCACCGGGGAAATCCAGGTCATAGATCAAGCTGGTATTGTGGTAAATCAGCTGGGAGTGATTGCAGAATGGGTCTTTACTGCACCTGTTCAGCATGTTGTTGAAGACCTCAAGTCTCTTGAAGTCAGTTTTAGACATTTCAGCTCCCCTGAAGACAATCCTCTTGAAGGTTACAGTTGCCAAATTACTGTTTGACTTTCCGCTTGTACACCTTGTATCAATAATGAATTGAAAATTAAAGTTCTGGTTGTCTGTTTAATTGCTGGCAGTCATCAATCCCTGcaaggaaagaggaaattattataatataataggcgCTGCAGGTTTATGGGTAAATAAGTAGATTAGACCTTTGGCTCTTGTCAGATAAACAAATTACACTAAAGTGTTACCCATTGAGTAAGATAATCTAATTTAAATCCCAAAGAATCAAACCTTGTTTGAAATGTAACTGGTAGGCAAAAAGAATATACATGTAAAATGATTAGAAAGCAAATTGCACTCTTTAAAGTTGAAAATGATATTTGCCCTAGTCAACAGTCCTCCAAAGCCCTTTATTTTAGAggaatattttcactttttagcgTGCACTCATATATATATGACTTCACAGCCAACCACAGCAGGCCACAATGTATAACCACAGTGTATAACCAAGTCAATTTGATATGTGAGAAATTAAAGATCTCTTTGATTTCTTCACTCAGACCAaaaacatgcaagtcaggtgaattgaaggtgtgagtgtgtttgtgtgtagcatggtgatgtatatgatgtagtacatgATGTAGAATATGtgtagtatgtactgtatatggtgTAGTAAataatgtatatgaagtatgtacatgacctagtataggatgtatatgatgtgtatacagtatgtatggtatatgatggtatgtaaagccctttgagacttgactgtgataaagaaCTACATatataaactagactagactagactagacatgTTATGCCTGATTTGCATCTGAAGTAATTTTAATAAAGCATAGCAGATAGACTGATGACCTAAACTTCATAAAGTCAGTTTTATTCTCCTTTGAACTTCAGTAGTACTAGAtgcaatgtgaaaaaaaaaaaaaaactacagtatGTGCTTTGGACCTTGCAGTCAATTGAGGAATCATAAGTAGGGCATGACTGGGAGCCATCTGCATATGTGATGAATATGGCAACATCAGTTTTGCAGTTTTACATAATCACTAGCACCTTAGAGGACTTAGTGTGACCTCCAGGATAATCACAGCTTTATGGAACCGGGGTCATTCAGAGGACGCAAGGATCTTGGGGGACTTGAGGTAGTTTTCTGTCATCAATTTGTAAGTGTCCAGAAAAAAATTGTGCAACTGCATCAACTCAACACTTGGTGCAGTAACTGATGAGTCATAATTTAGCTTTATAATAGCTTTCCTATGGTCCCCACATAATGTTATAAACCCTCTCATACTCTACACATTAATTATCTGAAAAGGTAAGATTCATTAAACAATGTTTACTAGGTGCCTATGCATAAAGAAGATTGTCACACATTATCCAGCTTCTTGTTGCAGTTCTATTTCTGTCTGATGATGTATAATATTTGTACGTAGTGTCCATTGTTAAACTTGTGAATCATTGACCGCCCCATCAGGACAGAGTGGAGTGgatcaaattaaattaaagattaaattacattttccttAATCACTCTTTTTAATAACTCTCTCTCCCAAGGTTAATCAAACTGAAAGCTATTGATGCCCTCTGTCAAACAACTGTACAGGTCTAGCGTTCATTTTACTTTGCTTTTCAAGTAATTTACACCTAAACCTTTCATGACCAAAGAGACATACAGTCTTatttcatgtttgatttgacCTGCCAAGCCAGTTTGGGGAAGACAAAAACATATATCGTATCTATGTAGCTAAAGTGGGACAAGATTTTAGAATtattttaagggttagggttcgATCAAAAGGTAGTTATCTAAATCAAGACTTTTGAGTCTTCTGGCTAAAGGTTAGGCAGGCAAAGGGGCTGTTTAAGGCTAGGAACAGGTACAGGCTAGGTAATGGGTTGAAATGAGTTTATGGAACAGCTATACCTGAATTAGAATTCTTATAGACCTTTTCCGGCACATTACATCATCAAAAATTTGTTAAAATCATCTGGAAGACCATCCAGTCGGGTGCTGTTAACTCTAATGACAAAACTGTCAACTGTCTTTGAGCATGGAAAACGTGGTAAATACAATAGTTTCTGGGTATTTTCCTCTCTCAGAGCCTTaataatttaaacaaaattatcattatcattatcattatggaCTACTAAACTTGTAGTCCATAATGTAggaaacagtaaaaaataaaatctgaattcTTCAAAGACTATTGACATTCATTTAAAGTTACTATAAGAGAAATCCACAAAACAAGCTTAGGGGGGGACTGTGGTTTGCCCTGCAACAAGGGATGTCAATGATTGTGAgaaccatatttttttttagaataaagAAAATTATCACACATaggaaagtaaaacaaaatctgCCTGTTTTGGCTCATTGATTAGACAGTTCATTTAATTTAACTCTTTCTGTACTACATTTCTATACACACAAGGTGAGCTATATATAGATAAAACTCTTACCTTATTATCATAAACTCGGTCTTGGTCTTGCACTTATGTTCCAGGATGTTCCAGTTATGTTCCACAACATACAAGGAAATATGTTGAAGGCGGTCACCTACATTAGCCTGGATGTCACCCACCCTGAGTTCACGCTCCACCCCATCATATCCCCTATATGCATATTCTCTGCATATTCTGTGTGGAAATCACCTTTAACTGGTACCGCTGAGAGgctgaaaacaaaaatggattGACCAGCAAAATATAGTAATTTAAAATCTATTCTGAACTGAAACCCAACAAAGGGAGAAACACCCTGAAGACAAATTATAACGACTGAAAACCTGCTGATTGTGTGGGAAAGCAGCATATGTACATATTTACCTTTGTGTGAATACTGATAGGCAAGAGTAAGACAAGAGGAGGTTTTTAAGTTTACAAACTTGGATCCATTACTAAGCCTTCCACAAGGCTTAGTAATGGATCCTTGTATAAACATGGTGAATCAGGACCATTCATACCTGTTTAGCAGTAAATCGAGCATTTGTGTATGTACTTGAAATATTGATGGTTAAAACTACATGGGTCTTACATACAGATTGAAAAATGTCCAGGCTTTGACAGAAGATAAACTGCAGCACAGGTAATTTGTTTTCTTCTATTTATGTCTGGGGCGTTGCTCCAAGATTAGATTGAGCAACATGGATGACTCTGATTGTAAACTGTTGATAGCGGAAATATCATCAGCAATGAATGAGTAAATTAGGTTAGGGTGGAATAGGCGGAAGAGTGGGGCAGTTGATTAATGCTGGTCTGTCTAAACTGAGCCATCTCCGTGAAGTAACTGAACAAAACATGCATTTCCCTCGaatgtttactttttcttttccagGAACATGCTGCACAAATCACATAAGACGATTCCAACCTGTATCTTTACCTCTCTGGACAGCTTGATTTCTACCATTGCAGAGGATTTAAATAATTTCATAACATATTATCAACATGTAACAGAGTTGATCTGTTAAATTCACTCTTTCCATCTTATCCAAGAATGTGCCTTTAAACAGTAATAACACTATGGCTTTCTGCCATAGCGTTCACCCTGTTTGGAATTTTCCAGAATGCAAAATAGCCAAAATGGGATGGAGGTAAGGAgctcacagtgtgtgttgtgtgttagaGCCTGTACTGACTAGAAGGGATccacatttccacctgttgctTTCTCTCTAGTTTGTGCATCACAGTCAAGTATCCAAATCTTTACTGTTTACTTCTATACCTCCACAGAACAACAATGTTATTTTATCTCAAGATTTCTTGAATCTTTGAACATCACTCTTAAACCAACTCCATCACAACAACCATTTTGGAAATTGATGTAGGCCTAATCCAGAGGAAATCGCTGTTACATTGTCTTGCCAGATGACAAACATTATGCAGAACAAATGACATGACTGTGACTCTGTGTTATAAAATCTAGCTAAGTGTTTGTAAGATAAGCTAACTAATTGCCTTTGCTACTAAACACTGGTCTGGTCAGTCTCAAAGATCTGGGGCAAGAGCTCACTATGTTTTCAATGGAGGAATCCACCAAGCATGCAGTGAATTGCACATGGGACAGTTACTAAGAAACTTGTTGTTGGACTCACCTGTCTTTGCTCTCTAAGTCTAGCATGGCCAGATACCTAGTGTTCAGTACTGCTGACCTGTCAGGTTCAAAAACTCATTagtcagacagagaagagaaggagtgCTCAGCTGCTGTAATGCTGTGTGAGAAGTTCTCCAAGTTGTATGTGTTGGACAGCACCACAGCTGAGATGAGCCATAAGTGTCCGGTTCCTGTTTTGAACAGCAGGTACATAGATGTTGCTGCACCACTCAGATGTCAATGCCAACTGACATTGCACATGATAAGGTAAAAACACTAAAGCAGATTATGTTCCTGGACAGCTACTTGTGGCTGATACACACTGATACAAGACATACCTCACCAGTCCTGCAACTTGAGACAGTTAAGCTGAGTCATGACACTGAGCAGCATGGCCAGTGTCGCACTCAAGTCTAAACACAGGATGGCCAAGATATGCTTTACAATGGCTTGTTACTCAGAGACAGGATAGTAAGACTAATTTCCAAAAGCCTGGGTTCAAAGGTCATTAAGAGACTTCATGATAGCCACCAGGGAAGTGTCATGAGTGCACCAGCTCATGCAGCCGAGAGTAACTGACACTgcaaaaaagacacacaaatgtatatgtaaatattgaatataaataaatatattttattacttGTTAGATCAAATCAAAACACTTTTCTATCAAGCTGGAAAGGATAGCCTACTCAATTTCTATGATaagatgtaaaataaaaaaaaacaaaaatattgtttAGAAAAGTTTTCACCCACTTGTTTTATTTGGGCTACATTGccgtgataaaaaaaaagttaatttcattTCACGTTATATAGACTTCACATTTAGGTTATAGGAGTTTTCTGttccctttcattttttttttagttctgcATTTCTTGCTGATAAATCTGGTCTACTCAATTAATTTCTAAACATCCATGAACAAAACAAACTCATTGTTGTATGTCAAGTTAGAAAGACACTTGACAAGAGATAAGGTTTGAGATGAGGAAGTTAAATTCTAGGCAATTTCTAGGCAATCAGTCCCTATTTCTATAGGatatgttttttggggtttttttttttatctttacctgcttattcctattcagatTCAGGGTCACGGAGGGCTGgaacctatcccagcatgcattggatggaaggcagggaaacacccaggacaggtcaccagtccatcacagggctaacacagatcacttatttaaaaaaaaaaaaaaaaaagaaagaaagtgggcACTCAACTCACCATATTTTGGGAGGGAGACACAGAAAAGGTTTGACAATATACATATAAGGGAATGTAGGTCCTGAGATTGGATGTACAATATAAAGTAGATGATATAAGGAGGACATCTTCCTTCATCTGCTCTTTGAGGCTGACTGGTGCATAACAAAATGTTTTCCACTGGTCTGAACAGAGGCCTCACGCTGCTGCTGATGCAGTCCTACCAGACAGATCAGTTGTCCATTTTTAATCATTAGAGTCTCTTCAGTATAGCACAGCATCACACTGCTGAAGTAGCTCAAAGGGAAATATTCCCTTTGAGCTACTTCAGCTTGCTTTGTAAACATTGctttttcatattaaaaaaactctcttttctccctttgaGAGGAATTATTATCTCTGAagaattatttttgtattttttaagtTCAAAAACATTGCCCTCAATAATATCTTGCATAATGATTTTTGATGCTGTGTACAAATTACACAAAAGTAACAAAATGTGTTCTTCAAATAGAAGTATTGGAAACACTGGATATTTATACCCACAGTTGGGGAAATGGCATCACAAATTTAAGATTTACTTTGGAAAACTCAAATCAGCTGATCAAGCAAAGCTTTTTGGGTCACACTTTGATAAATTTGATGAATTGGATTGCATACTTTGATTCACGCTGGCTACACCGCCATGGTGTGTGCATTTCTGAGCGTGCCCACTGAGCTGAAGCCCGTTTTCAAGGAGTGTCTTGAGCGCCGGGGGGAAAGTAGAGATCTGTGAGGAGAGTGAATGTACTGTAGCAATGTGGCTTTGTCGCCACCCGTAGTAAATGTGAAACCACAACACTTTAATGTATGATGAAGAAGGGCAGGCCCGGACTGGATTCCATTTCACTTTATTCTTTTCCTTTAAAGTGAGCCCTCTGGTGACAATTTTATGCTCTAGCAACAAGTAAGTCCATTTGCTGTATTGTGCAAGGGCAAGTGATCTAGGCAGGAACAGCCTGCTCAGCTGGGACGGCCCTGTAACCTTTTCTTTAAGAGCATACTGCATGCAACATAGATGATCTACTGATCATTAGGCTTCTTTGTAATATTATATCTATTTTTAGATCAAAAACACCATGCAATCAGCCCACCTTCCTGTTGTGAAACAAATCAACATTTGATGTGAACACATctatctaaaaaaataaataacgtTTTTGAtaaataagctctttgatcagTTGTCTGTTGTACAACAAGTAGATTAGCAACAGAGTGTGTTTAAGTATTACATGCAAGGTAGGAAATAAATACTGGATACAAAGGAGAAACAGACATCAACCCAGTTGATACACAATGGTAAGTTGCTCAAAGATATTTGCCAAAAAGGTGGTGTATTCCTCTAACTATAAAATTGAGAATTAGCCTACTAATTCTTATTGACATTATTTCttacattattattgttgttgttgttatatgTTGATCTTGTACAGTCAAGAACAGACAAAaggatagagatagatagatagatagatagatagatagatagatagatagatagagcttTATTATCCTCTGATAGGATTTCTTTTTAACAGTCTACTGAAAACCTACatcacaagaaaaacaacaccatACTAATAATAGGCTACCCTAACAACAATACAGTGTTTCCTCCTACATTATTGCCTAGCTGCAATTGCACTTCCTTAACTATCACTATCAGTGGGTGAGAGAGGCCAGCACACTGTAGCTACCTACAGTGGGTGTTAAGTGAATTAAAGTCGCCTACTGAACAAGGACATGTTTAGTTACTGGAAATGCACCTAATGTTGCAGTGGATAGTAAATCTACAACTAATAGCCTTATAACACAAAGGCCTAATTGGCTAATTGGCTTACACAATAGCTATTTATCTTTCTTTGAGTGGAAAATTATTTCCCATTTTACCATTTAAGGTCATAAGTTCAACCTATCCCATATCCACATATCCAAACGGTGCACCAGTACAGTTTGTGTTTAACTGGTGTAAATAATACGAGAATGAGACCTGTAAGGGAAAAAAACGTAAATTAATGCTTTGTTGAagatataattgatttttgtttatattggtggttgtttgccctATGATGaccaccgactggaggtcatagtttatgcacctttttatttactacgCATCTACCCCTAGGTAATCAATGCATCTAAGCTAAATTGTCTGCGCGCGCCTACCGACCACATCTCGGTGAGTTCCCCCAGTTGCAGCCTGGCCGCGCGCAGAGATCACTTGTTCTCGCTTGTTATTAACGTTATTAACGTTATCTCTCGCGTCACTTATGTCCCTAACGACGGCCGCGGAGGACGGCGGTTCAGGTGCACTGCGAGGAGGAACAGTGATTGAAAGACGGCGAACTTTTAACGTTAGAAGAAGGGAATAATTCACGCTGAATTCACCGCTGAAGGACAAACGCCCTCATTTGTCGACAACTTTTAACGTAGCTCTCCATCGTTTTTATCGGTGATGGGATTCCTTTAAATAGCGACCCGCCGTCTAACCCAAGGTAAGGAGTAACGTTAAATGACCGTTACAGGGGATATGTGTATAGCGAGAGTAACGTTAGGCTGGTGTAGTGACTTGGTTCAGTTAGTTTACAAGTGAGGGTGCTCTGTTTTGAGTTTATGGGGGCGAAAGTTACCACATCCAACCAGCAGTGAGTATCTCAGCAATAACAAAATACTCGACCAAATCTGTCCAAAACCCAGGCTACACCGATATTCACTGACGATGGCTATTATTGACACAAGTCGCCTGACACTAGCAGCCCGcgtctcctctttctccacacCTTATTATTGCGATTTGGGACAATGAACAGGCTATCAGTGAGCATTGTCAACGCACGTAAGCAAACTTGTGGTAAGTGAGCGGCGCAAACAGGACAGACAAGGCTGCCATTGTACAGGATCAGCAGCGGATTACCAGaattccttttctctctgtctgaatcTGGCTTCCCAGTCTCTCTGCCCGCCTGGCTCAGTGGGAAACATCTTGATTTTGGGCTCCTTCCCGTTTGCCACTTGTTAGAAACCATAAAACGGCTCACTGGCCTGTGTAACACCTCACCAGAGATGCCCAACTGAGTTGTTATGAAACATGTGAATGGGACAACGGGCCTGTAAGGTTGTAAACTGTTGTTGCTGTCAGGGCCTATATGGCTAAAATGGTGATGAGTAAACAGTTAGCTAATGTCAGTCAGGCTGCTGTTGTTGGGCATTATGTAAACCAGGGGTAGACAAAGTGAATCAGCATGAGAGGACAAATATGTATCAAATAGGGCTTGGTGTTGTTTGTCTGCcttgctgaaaaaaaacaattgtttgATGACTAACCATCAGTGTGTTAGCATTTAAGGAGATCAGGGTTGGTGGCTGTAGATGGACTGTCAGATATGCCAGAGGTAGACCTTGTTCTATTCTGCCCCATGGTCCACACagacaataaacaaacagaggCCCAGATTTTCAATATcttaccccccacccctccacccaccccacacacacttgcacatcatgtacaacacacaccatccccaactctcccccctcccccctgtgTGGCCAACATGTGGGGAGGTAATCCCAGCTATTAGGGTAATCTCCTCAGCATGGCGATCAATAGGGAGGGTGTGCGACAACTACCAGCCGAGAACGGTGGGGGACAAAATTTGTGCTAAAGAAAAATGATTTAATCATCGAGATTGGGTCAGGAGACTGGGGtctgggtggggaggggtggcAAGGTGGGGGTGAttagggggaggggggtctaTACGGAGCAGATGCACAAAGACATGAAGGGTAGGTTATCTCAATTTTGGACAGCTTCCCAGTAACTAATGTATAAGCTAAACTGTTGAAAAATGCAAAGGTTCAATGCAAAACCCATTACTGAACTAAGTATTTCAAAGTAACTGTAACATATAAGTAAGAATGACTGCAAACACAATCCATAAGAAGTCAGGACTTGCAAGTGGTCAGACCTGGTGCCGCAAAAATGCACAGTTTCTTGTGCAAGCTAAGATTGAGGTTAAATATACGTAACAAAATcagtaataaaacaaagataCCAGTAAGCTACAGCAAGTATGGCAACAAAATGTTTGACTACACTCCCATTTTATAACCgcttatttgttatttgttgtcATTTCTTCAAATACTGCGCAATAACTTGCTGCCAATATCTCAAATAGGCAATATTCCTTTCAAATTAACCTTTGAATACCTTAGTAGTACACTAATATCTTTGGTCAAAGATGTGTGAATTAAGTGATTACAGGTCACTTTATGGAGCTTTTACCATCAGAATGGAACTAAAAAAGCACCATAACAGGTTAATAAATACTTTGTAAAAAATTCTCAGAATCATATATCAATTTCTAAGTATAGAGAATTATGCTTAAAAACTATAACTCATTGAAGAAAAAGGTACATCTGTCAGTTAAATAACAaaattttaaaacatttgaatCAAAACTTTGATGCTTTAATGTGATGCTAAATATTGAATAA
This region includes:
- the LOC139923848 gene encoding relaxin-3 receptor 1-like; translation: MSKTDFKRLEVFNNMLNRCSKDPFCNHSQLIYHNTSLIYDLDFPGDGSPWLRTVISVVYFVVATAGILGNLLVMFLLYFTRTIATGTINFFVFNLTLAHLLFSLALPFWAVDIALDYSWPFGLATCKAVSLLTGLNVYASCFFLTAMSLTRYCSVATALQPNASLCSRFCSSQVATAFIWAGALVAAAPRAIFADLTRVGIGNDTACLLRFPDGTAWLGINQLLRVVLGFLLPYAIIILSYLLLLRFLCRHKLKGGNARRKAHISKSVAVVVLSFCACWFPYNILTLWSIMIQLDIADISPSFYLAQTYFFPLANCLAFTSSCFNPIIYCLVRKEYRVALRNLVLKLSLAIMSKICLYKINSDEGQGQARQLAIPLNNMDSQTVQTDTRRLAPLSAVSTP